In a single window of the Arachis hypogaea cultivar Tifrunner chromosome 6, arahy.Tifrunner.gnm2.J5K5, whole genome shotgun sequence genome:
- the LOC112695603 gene encoding uncharacterized protein, whose amino-acid sequence MGSEGPPSAKITTIHVTGFKKFHGVLENPTEIIVNNLTEYMNKKTLPKCLTIGSCTILETAGEGALVPLYQTLQSALIVPQDSQSESSNSNRIIWLHFGVNSGATRFAIEKQAFNEANFRCPDEMGWKPQRVPIVPSDGEISRTRQTSLPVVEITKALAQKEYDVILSDDAGRFVCNYVYYHSLRFAEQNGIKSLFVHVPLFSTINEETQMQFASSLLEVLASIC is encoded by the exons ATGGGGTCCGAAGGTCCTccatcagcaaagataacaacaATTCATGTGACAGGATTTAAAAAGTTCCATGGGGTTTTAGAGAATCCAACAGAAATAATTGTCAATAATTTGACAGAATATATGAACAAGAAGACTTTGCCAAAATGTTTAACTATTGGGAGCTGCACCATTCTTGAGACCGCAGGTGAAGGAGCACTTGTTCCACTCTACCAGACCTTACAATCTGCCCTTATTGTTCCACAAGACTCTCAATCTGAATCTTCAAATTCCAACCGAATTATTTGG CTTCATTTTGGGGTTAATAGTGGTGCAACAAGGTTTGCTATAGAGAAGCAAGCTTTCAATGAAGCTAATTTCCGTTGCCCTGATGAAATGGGATGGAAGCCCCAG AGAGTCCCAATTGTTCCTTCAGATGGTGAAATTTCACGAACACGTCAG ACTTCGCTTCCTGTTGTGGAGATCACCAAGGCATTGGCACAGAAGGAATATGATGTTATCCTATCGGATGATGCAGGCAGGTTTGTATGCAATTATGTTTACTACCATTCCCTTCGTTTTGCAGAGCAGAACGGGATTAAATCTCTTTTTGTTCATGTGCCACTCTTCTCAACAATAAATGAAGAAACTCAAATGCAATTTGCTTCTTCCTTGTTAGAGGTACTTGCTTCTATATGTTAA